TCGAGATCCAGGAAGAGCGGGGGGGGCTGTCGGAAATAGTGTTCGATGTCTGCCAAACAGGAGCGCGTTGGTTTGCGTTGAGTGAGCATGAAAACAAGCTGTCTCAATTTTGTCTAACCCGGTCTCGTTCTGATTTTCAAGCGGTCAGTTAAAACTCGCTCCATCGCTTACTGAGGTCAGAGTGGTGGTTGGCTGTAGTCCCTTGCTTCTCCTCCATGGCTGAGATCCCCAATGAGCCCTGTGCCTTTGCAGTCTTTGACGGAGACCTGGATCAGGACTGGCATGACCGCTTTGTGCAGGCGAAGGCCCTCGCGGTCGACACCGAGGCCATGGGTTTGATTCACGGTCGTGACCGACTCTGTCTGGTGCAGATCTGCGACGACAGGGACCAGGTTGCCTGCATTCGCATTGGTCTCGGCCAGGCAGAGGCCCCTCGGCTGAAGGCTCTCATGGAGTCGCAAGCCATTGAGAAGGTGTTCCACTTCGCCCGGTTTGATGTGGCGGCATTGGCCACTGGGCTGGCTATTCGAGTCAATCCAGTGTTCTGCACCAAGGTGGGCAGTCGACTGGCTCGCACCTATACCCCGCGGCATGGTCTCAAGGATCTGGTCATGGAGCTGGTCGGGGTTGAACTGGATAAACAGGCCCAGAGCAGCGATTGGGGCAGGGCTGACGAGTTGAGCGACGCCCAGCTGGCCTACGCCGCTAACGATGCCCGTTATCTGCTCCCCGCACGCCGCCAGCTGGAGGTGATGTTGCGGCGAGAGGGGCGTTGGGAGCTGGCGCAGCGTTGCTTCGCGTGCGTTCCGGTGATGTCTGATCTTGACCGTTTCCGCTTCGTCAACACCTTCGAACACTGAGTGGATTCAGTCTTCGAGCATGAAGTGTTGATCAATGGGCTCAGCCTCCAGCAGCGTGTCCAGGTTGCTGCCTGTTGAGCTCTGAGCCTGTTCGGCTTTTGCTGCGTCAAGAAGGCTTGTTGCCACGGCTTTCCGGGTTTCGAGATCCCGAGCACCATCCTTTGCCGCTTGCTGGTCGACCCGCCTGCGTGCTGAGGCCTGGCTGATGCTGAGCAGACTCGCCAGTTCCGCGCAAAGCCTCAGATAGTCGCGGTCCTGAATGGCGGCCATGGCGGTGGGAAGGAGATCCTTCGTTCTGAAGTGAAACCCAGTATCAGCGGTCGGGTGCGAGCTGGCCGATCACCTCCCGGGCAATGGCTTCGCTGCCGCCGGACGGGCCCATTCTCTGACGACCCATGCGTCCCATCTCCTGTCGCAGCAGAGGGTCATGAAGAAGCTGGGCCAGACGGTGGCCCAGCTCCTCTTCTGATCGACAGGTGCGGACGGCCCCGCCCAGCAGTCTGCTTTGCCTTTCTGCGAACCCATGGGTGAACTGTGGACCGCGACCTGGCAAGGACAGGGCTGGGATTCCCATCCCCACCATCTGTTCAGTCGCTGTGCCGGCGGTGGCAACACCCGCTTCCGCCCAAGCCACCCAGCGCTGGAATCGCCCTGGGCCAATCAGTAGAAGCACTGGTCCATGCACCCAGCATTCAGCCGTTTCGAGAGCGCTGCTTGGAGGAGGGCAGTTACGGAATCCCAGACCTCTGAGCAGTTCACCCAGCTCGTGCTGAAGGGGTGAGGAGCCAAGGGCTGCCAGAACGGCCAGAGGAACTGGGCTAGGCATCTGCATCAGTCCGCTGATCAGGCGGCGAAAGTTGTGCAATGCCTCCGGCATTCGGCTGCCGCACAGCAGCAGGATGCGCCGGCATCGCTCCAAACAGGCTGGTGGTGGCGACGGAGCCAGACCATCCATCATCGGGTTTCCGGGGCTGCTGGCGTTGACGCCATGGCGGCGAAGCCCCCGAGCTGTGAGACGGTCACGCATGGCAACCAGGCGGCACGATCGCAATTTCATCAGCTGCCATTCCCACGGGTCCCACTCGCTGCCTTTGAGTGCGTGATAGCGATCACTCAGGGCTTGCCCTGGTCCGCTGCTCCAGGTGTAGTCGCTCTTGGGGGTGCCGATGAATCCGAATGGTCGACGGGTGCTCCAGGCCATCAGCAGCGGCAGCAGGTCCCCCACGGCCAGGGTTGCCGCAATAGACCTGCGCTGCTTCTGCAGGCAGATCCACTGCCTCCAGGTGAGCAGTGGCAGACCTGCCATGAGATCCGAGAGGAGTGCAGGCAGGCTTTGGTTGCTGAATCCCCCGCTTGGGAGTCGTGCTCCCGGACCAATCTTCTCCAACCACCCTTGCTCAACAGCGGCTTGAAAGCAGCTGCCCTGGCCGACGAGAGGAAACACCTTCACAGTCCAGGCCGGTTGCAGTCGGTGCAGCGCTTCAAGGATTTTCAGCGCGATCAGATCCTCGCCGTGTCCGTTGCTGATCACCAACAGAGCAGGGGCGGTCTCGCTGATACGATCCGCCAGTGGAGCGGTTTTGCTCCGAGTGGCGGCATGGCCAAGTGGTAAGGCAGAGGATTGCAAATCCTTTATCCCCAGTTCGAATCTGGGTGCCGCCTTCGTTCTCATCACACTGTCTGGATGATCAGAGTTGTGCTTCAGCACTGACCTGTCCTCCATCTGGTATCTCAGCACGACAGAGAATCCGTCCAGCCTGAGCGCTGCAGCCCCCCTGGCTCACAGCCCAGGCCTTCGGCACACCTCCAGCAAGCCCATCGGCGTCGTAGCTCGAAACGGACACACTGTTGATCCTGCCCTGCCAGTTGGCCGTTTTCAGTTGGCAGCTGCCAAGGCTGCAGTTCAGAAAAGGCGTTGATGACAACTCGGACACCACGAATGTGAGCCTCTGGCTGGAGCCGGGCCGATCGCCAGATCCGACAAAGCGGATGCTGATGATCGTGGATGTCCTGCCATCGATCTGGACCAAGCGGCAGCCACGCTTTTGTCCAGTTGTGGGGGTGAAACGACAGTTGCTGCTTTGGGCCTGATACCGACCTGCAAAGGATTCGAGTTCGGCATGAGCGGCGAGTGGGCAGCCCATGACAAACGCCAGGGCGCACCCGCGGAGGGCTTCTCGGTGGATTGGTGGGAAGCGCATCACTTCAGTAGTCGCTGTCGGCGACACACATGCCGATGCAGCTGATGCCATTGCTGGCGGTACGACCGCAGTGAGAGCAAAGCACGCGCTCTTGCGAAGCGGTGCTGGCTGAATCCTGCGCGGAGCTCTCGTCCCGCCGATTGCGAGCTGTTTCGGCAGCGGAGAGTGACATCGCATCGACCGTACTGAAGCGATCATGGCGTGCAGCGATCCACGGCGTTGTGACAGGAATCGGATTCGGCACCTGGGCCTGGGGCAACCAGCTGCTCTGGGGCTATCGCCCCGAGAGAGACGATTCAGAGCTGAGGGCGACATTCAGCTCAGCCGTTGCTGCCGGACTCCGCCTTGTGGATACGGCCGACTCCTACGGCACAGGACACCTGAATGGTCGTAGCGAAGAGCTGCTGGGTCAGTGTCTGACAGGGCTTGAGGCTTCTTCGCGTGCCAACCTCATCGTTGCCACCAAGCTGGCTCCCTTCCCCTGGCGTCTTGGCCGTCGCGGCCTTTTGAAAGCGTTCCAGGCCAGTCGGCAGCGCCTGCGTGGGCAGCTGGATCGGGTCCAGTTGCACTGGAGCACGGCCCGCTATGCGCCATGGCAGGAGCGACCGCTGCTGGATGGACTCGCTGATCTGGTGGAGCAGGGTGAAGTGCGTGAGCTTGGTGTTTCCAATGTCGGACCCCAGCGTCTAGAGCTTCTCCACAATCATCTGGCGCATCGGGGTGTTCGGCTGGCCAGTGTGCAGGTTCAGCTCTCACTGCTGGCGCCAGAGCCGATCAGGGCTGGCGGCATTCTTGACGTGTGCCGAAACCTTGGTGTTGAGGTGCTGGCCTATAGCCCTCTGGCTCTTGGGGTTCTGGCGCGCCGCCCTGGATGGACG
Above is a window of Synechococcus sp. BIOS-E4-1 DNA encoding:
- a CDS encoding ribonuclease D — encoded protein: MAEIPNEPCAFAVFDGDLDQDWHDRFVQAKALAVDTEAMGLIHGRDRLCLVQICDDRDQVACIRIGLGQAEAPRLKALMESQAIEKVFHFARFDVAALATGLAIRVNPVFCTKVGSRLARTYTPRHGLKDLVMELVGVELDKQAQSSDWGRADELSDAQLAYAANDARYLLPARRQLEVMLRREGRWELAQRCFACVPVMSDLDRFRFVNTFEH
- a CDS encoding lipid-A-disaccharide synthase-related protein; the encoded protein is MISNGHGEDLIALKILEALHRLQPAWTVKVFPLVGQGSCFQAAVEQGWLEKIGPGARLPSGGFSNQSLPALLSDLMAGLPLLTWRQWICLQKQRRSIAATLAVGDLLPLLMAWSTRRPFGFIGTPKSDYTWSSGPGQALSDRYHALKGSEWDPWEWQLMKLRSCRLVAMRDRLTARGLRRHGVNASSPGNPMMDGLAPSPPPACLERCRRILLLCGSRMPEALHNFRRLISGLMQMPSPVPLAVLAALGSSPLQHELGELLRGLGFRNCPPPSSALETAECWVHGPVLLLIGPGRFQRWVAWAEAGVATAGTATEQMVGMGIPALSLPGRGPQFTHGFAERQSRLLGGAVRTCRSEEELGHRLAQLLHDPLLRQEMGRMGRQRMGPSGGSEAIAREVIGQLAPDR
- a CDS encoding aldo/keto reductase; translation: MTGIGFGTWAWGNQLLWGYRPERDDSELRATFSSAVAAGLRLVDTADSYGTGHLNGRSEELLGQCLTGLEASSRANLIVATKLAPFPWRLGRRGLLKAFQASRQRLRGQLDRVQLHWSTARYAPWQERPLLDGLADLVEQGEVRELGVSNVGPQRLELLHNHLAHRGVRLASVQVQLSLLAPEPIRAGGILDVCRNLGVEVLAYSPLALGVLARRPGWTPADATLLRSGLFRRLLPGSLTLRQAMADMAQARGVNQVQVALNWCRAHGTCPIPGFRRPAQVEDAQQALSWNLTQQERNLLDQLSRDCPVRMPDNPFQSA